A single genomic interval of Stenotrophomonas sp. ZAC14D1_NAIMI4_1 harbors:
- a CDS encoding FkbM family methyltransferase: MTTINGRHGVFETLPGDSVVADSLRWYGEWAETELDLLRRFVPSGGVVADVGSFIGTHAIALARATGPLGRVLAFEPRRDTFAVLGRNIQRNALEAIIEARNVGVSSQPGSIRLLDPEEGSQNLGSLALVDHHEGYEVALITLDMLELPRLDLIKIDVEGMEADVIHGARDTLQRCRPVVFAECNSVSGAASTLAASEQLGYRAFGAIYPAYNPDNINRCPDNFFGSNAECALFLVPEERVDDLPLQDMRPINILEDVVALLLEKPQYLPEMLPDAPKVEAVRRQAMHAIPEEAQVRPPLHVVVPFYRNEQLVAPLMRGLRNVASELAAARASVWFYNDSPGHDGLARALDDALQAGLEGVPLQGIANEDNLGFIGTCNRAFARAIAEGADVLLLNSDTEVMPGAISEMLAVAGLDPMFGFVCPRSNNATLASLPHSLEHQDVSAAEAFARFAPLARRLPRCTLAPTAIGFALWIRGTLLAEFGVFDTAYGKGYNEENDLIMRANRAGYRAVLANHAFVWHQGEQSFATTQQQRSERDAHNGALLRARYPEYPKLVERYYHSPEYRAETLLEALEPADAPRMIAFDFSSFGAFHNGTFESGVKLVAAALRSWPDDVRIGVIMSRQAWDFHGMPRLAGLTRLEPGQSNGQAAAVVRIGQPYQVDVLTRLFSTAPVVGIFMLDTISSDCGYLALDMDEDIWRFALENMSVLFTNSAFTLDRIRQRYAIGPHVMQSVSRHSLDPADYAAYDPAAAAGSHVLVIGNHYAHKFVKETADALASALPGRRIIAIGYPQEGERSKDIEAFQAGHIDDETFRAFYRDAELVVFPSHYEGFGFPVLHALAHHRPVFVRDTGLNRELAGQIATSANIHRYDTTGELVARLGTGIPAWSEERREGEADGWRRSALEVYDTLDEAMRRVDAQQIATTLRRLDGLAATLPPPSLRTSGQRAGVRLGHLIDRALRVPGMSRLARGLARLYRGARGR; this comes from the coding sequence ATGACCACGATCAACGGGCGCCATGGCGTCTTCGAAACCCTTCCGGGCGACTCCGTCGTCGCCGATTCGCTCCGCTGGTATGGCGAATGGGCCGAGACCGAGCTGGACCTGCTGCGCCGCTTCGTCCCGTCCGGCGGTGTCGTGGCCGACGTCGGCTCGTTCATCGGCACCCATGCCATCGCACTGGCCCGTGCCACCGGCCCGCTGGGACGCGTGCTGGCCTTCGAGCCGCGCCGCGACACCTTCGCCGTGCTTGGCCGCAACATCCAGCGCAATGCGCTGGAGGCGATCATCGAGGCCCGCAACGTTGGCGTTTCCAGCCAGCCAGGCAGCATCCGCCTGCTGGATCCGGAGGAAGGCAGCCAGAACCTGGGAAGCCTGGCCCTGGTCGACCATCACGAGGGTTACGAAGTCGCGTTGATCACCCTGGACATGCTGGAACTGCCGCGCCTGGACCTGATCAAGATCGACGTCGAGGGCATGGAAGCCGACGTGATCCATGGCGCGCGGGACACGCTGCAGCGCTGCCGGCCGGTGGTGTTCGCTGAATGCAATTCGGTCAGTGGCGCCGCATCGACGCTGGCCGCGTCCGAACAGCTGGGCTATCGCGCGTTCGGTGCGATCTATCCGGCGTACAACCCGGACAACATCAACCGCTGCCCGGACAACTTCTTCGGCAGCAATGCCGAGTGCGCGCTGTTCCTGGTACCGGAAGAACGCGTGGACGACCTGCCCCTGCAGGACATGCGGCCGATCAACATCCTGGAAGACGTGGTGGCCCTGCTGCTCGAGAAGCCGCAGTACCTGCCGGAGATGCTGCCGGATGCGCCGAAGGTGGAAGCCGTGCGCCGCCAGGCAATGCACGCCATCCCCGAAGAAGCGCAGGTCCGCCCGCCGCTGCACGTGGTGGTTCCCTTCTATCGCAACGAACAGCTCGTCGCCCCGCTGATGCGCGGGCTGCGCAACGTCGCCAGCGAGCTGGCTGCCGCACGCGCCTCGGTCTGGTTCTACAACGACAGCCCTGGCCACGACGGCCTGGCGCGGGCCCTGGATGATGCACTGCAGGCCGGCCTGGAGGGCGTACCGCTGCAGGGCATCGCCAACGAGGACAACCTGGGCTTCATCGGCACCTGCAACCGCGCGTTCGCCCGCGCGATCGCAGAGGGTGCCGACGTGCTGCTGCTCAATTCGGATACCGAAGTGATGCCCGGTGCGATCAGCGAAATGCTGGCCGTCGCCGGCCTCGATCCCATGTTCGGTTTCGTCTGCCCCCGCAGCAACAATGCCACCCTGGCCAGCCTGCCCCACTCGCTGGAGCACCAGGATGTCAGCGCCGCCGAAGCCTTTGCCCGCTTCGCGCCGCTGGCACGAAGGCTGCCACGCTGCACCCTGGCGCCGACCGCCATCGGCTTCGCGCTCTGGATCCGTGGCACGCTGCTGGCCGAGTTCGGCGTGTTCGACACCGCGTATGGCAAGGGCTACAACGAAGAAAACGACCTGATCATGCGCGCCAACCGCGCGGGTTATCGCGCGGTGCTGGCCAACCATGCCTTCGTGTGGCACCAGGGCGAGCAGTCCTTCGCCACCACCCAGCAGCAGCGCAGCGAGCGCGACGCACACAACGGGGCGTTGCTGCGCGCGCGCTATCCGGAATACCCGAAGCTGGTCGAACGCTACTACCACTCGCCCGAGTACCGTGCCGAGACGCTGCTGGAAGCGCTTGAACCGGCCGATGCGCCGCGGATGATCGCGTTCGATTTCTCCTCGTTCGGTGCCTTCCACAACGGCACGTTCGAGTCGGGGGTGAAGCTGGTCGCCGCGGCACTGCGCTCCTGGCCCGACGACGTGCGCATCGGCGTGATCATGAGCCGGCAGGCCTGGGACTTCCACGGCATGCCGCGCCTGGCGGGCCTGACCCGCCTTGAGCCCGGCCAGAGCAACGGGCAGGCGGCAGCCGTCGTGCGCATTGGCCAGCCCTACCAGGTGGACGTGCTCACCCGGCTGTTCAGCACCGCGCCGGTGGTGGGCATTTTCATGCTCGACACCATCTCCAGCGACTGCGGCTACCTGGCGCTGGACATGGACGAGGACATCTGGCGCTTCGCGCTGGAGAACATGAGCGTGCTGTTCACCAATTCCGCTTTCACCCTGGACCGCATCCGCCAGCGCTACGCCATCGGCCCGCACGTGATGCAGAGCGTGTCGCGGCACTCGCTGGATCCGGCGGACTATGCCGCGTACGACCCTGCAGCGGCCGCCGGAAGCCATGTCCTGGTGATCGGCAACCACTACGCCCACAAGTTCGTGAAGGAAACGGCGGACGCACTGGCCAGTGCACTGCCGGGCCGCAGGATCATCGCCATCGGCTACCCGCAGGAAGGCGAGCGTTCGAAGGACATCGAGGCATTCCAGGCCGGTCACATCGACGACGAGACGTTCCGTGCGTTCTATCGCGATGCCGAGCTGGTGGTGTTCCCGAGCCACTATGAGGGCTTCGGTTTCCCCGTCCTGCATGCACTGGCGCACCACCGCCCGGTGTTCGTGCGCGATACCGGGCTGAACCGGGAACTGGCCGGGCAGATTGCCACGTCAGCCAACATCCACCGCTATGACACCACCGGCGAACTGGTCGCTCGCCTCGGCACCGGCATCCCGGCCTGGAGCGAGGAGCGGCGCGAAGGCGAAGCAGACGGGTGGCGGCGTTCGGCGCTGGAGGTCTATGACACCCTGGACGAGGCCATGCGCCGCGTCGATGCGCAGCAGATCGCAACGACCCTGCGCCGCCTGGACGGACTGGCGGCGACGTTGCCGCCGCCCTCGCTGCGCACGTCCGGCCAGCGCGCCGGCGTCCGCCTGGGGCACCTGATCGACCGCGCGTTGCGCGTGCCCGGCATGTCCAGGCTGGCACGCGGACTGGCCCGGCTGTACCGCGGCGCGCGCGGGCGCTGA
- a CDS encoding ABC transporter ATP-binding protein, which yields MCSDIAIQVRDLGKCFNIYEKPAHRLMQMLWRGRRQYYREFWALREVGFTIRRGETVGIIGRNGAGKSTLLQMICGTLTPTEGEITVNGRVAALLELGAGFNPEFSGRENVYLAASLYGVDRETVSKRFDAIAAFADIGAFIEQPVKTYSSGMYVRLAFAVIAHVDADILIIDEALSVGDAYFQQKCMRFLAGFQRQGGTLLFVSHDMGAVNALCASAVLLRRQEGHYLCDVGSAREISAIYLRDLYADRMDAPEVSAPQAARAGNYQASNVQSTHFHAGSFRPDAEGFGAGGASIEDVVFTDVDGNALTEFTSGDDVRLCISARAGKALAYPAVGFMLKDRKGQFVVAESSDSYLREEAISVDAGSAFTVTFQMRLPRLIRGEYSLDVALAEGPGDDHVQHHWLHDVIVLTALNSQLVHGISGAEPLDVSFRTSHTT from the coding sequence ATGTGCTCTGACATCGCGATCCAGGTGCGCGACCTGGGCAAGTGTTTCAACATCTACGAAAAGCCGGCGCATCGCCTGATGCAGATGCTCTGGCGTGGCCGCCGGCAGTACTACCGCGAATTCTGGGCACTGCGCGAAGTCGGCTTCACGATCCGCCGCGGCGAGACGGTCGGCATCATCGGCCGCAACGGTGCCGGCAAATCCACCTTGCTGCAGATGATCTGCGGCACCCTCACCCCGACCGAGGGCGAGATCACGGTCAATGGCCGGGTCGCCGCGCTGCTGGAGCTCGGTGCAGGCTTCAATCCGGAATTTTCCGGCCGCGAGAACGTCTACCTGGCGGCTTCGCTGTATGGCGTCGATCGCGAGACGGTGTCCAAGCGCTTCGATGCCATCGCGGCATTTGCCGATATCGGCGCCTTCATCGAACAGCCGGTGAAGACCTACTCCAGCGGCATGTATGTGCGCCTGGCGTTTGCGGTGATCGCGCACGTGGATGCGGACATCCTCATCATCGATGAGGCATTGAGCGTGGGTGATGCCTACTTCCAGCAGAAGTGCATGCGCTTCCTGGCGGGGTTCCAGCGCCAGGGCGGCACCCTGCTGTTCGTCAGCCATGACATGGGCGCGGTCAACGCGCTGTGCGCGTCCGCCGTGCTGCTGCGCCGCCAGGAAGGCCACTACCTGTGCGATGTGGGCAGTGCGCGCGAGATCTCGGCCATCTACCTGCGCGACCTGTATGCCGACCGCATGGACGCCCCCGAAGTGTCCGCGCCGCAGGCGGCCCGGGCCGGCAACTACCAGGCCAGCAACGTGCAGTCCACGCATTTCCACGCGGGCAGCTTCCGCCCGGATGCCGAGGGATTCGGCGCCGGCGGCGCGTCCATCGAGGACGTGGTGTTCACCGATGTGGATGGCAACGCGCTCACCGAGTTCACCTCCGGCGATGACGTTCGGCTGTGCATTTCCGCGCGTGCCGGCAAGGCCCTGGCCTACCCGGCGGTCGGCTTCATGCTGAAGGACCGCAAGGGCCAGTTCGTCGTTGCCGAAAGTTCGGACAGCTACCTGCGCGAAGAAGCGATTTCGGTCGATGCCGGCAGCGCGTTCACGGTCACGTTCCAGATGCGCCTGCCGCGCCTGATACGTGGCGAATACAGCCTGGATGTAGCCCTCGCCGAAGGCCCCGGCGATGATCACGTGCAGCATCACTGGCTGCACGATGTGATCGTCCTGACGGCCCTCAACTCCCAACTCGTCCATGGCATCTCCGGCGCCGAACCGCTGGATGTCTCGTTCCGCACGTCGCACACCACATGA
- a CDS encoding ABC transporter permease: MEAYPSSPLHLLRSLRHNRGLVLALAAREIAARYRGSLLGLAWALVQPIFMLAIYTFVFSEVFKARWPGGSGSRTEFALVLFSGLLVFNLFSEVFNRAPTLIVGNANYVKKVVFPLEVLPWVSVLTAMFSLAVNLVVWLLFYLVSTGLPPVTALLAPVVMLPMVLFMTGVAWLLSALGVFLRDTAQITAIITTAVMFLTPIFYPIDAIPASLRPFLNINPLAPIVAQMRDVLIWGKGLDPVLYPVCLLVSALVFVAGFAFFQRTRRGFADVL, from the coding sequence ATGGAAGCCTATCCCAGCTCCCCGCTGCACCTCCTGCGCAGCCTGCGCCATAACCGCGGGCTGGTCCTGGCCCTCGCCGCCCGCGAGATTGCCGCCCGTTACCGGGGGTCGCTGCTGGGCCTTGCCTGGGCCCTGGTCCAGCCGATCTTCATGCTGGCCATCTACACCTTCGTTTTCAGCGAGGTGTTCAAGGCACGCTGGCCCGGCGGCAGCGGCTCGCGCACCGAGTTCGCCCTGGTCCTGTTCAGTGGCCTGCTGGTGTTCAACCTGTTCTCCGAAGTATTCAACCGCGCGCCCACCCTCATCGTGGGCAACGCGAACTACGTGAAGAAGGTTGTCTTCCCGCTCGAAGTGCTGCCCTGGGTAAGCGTGCTCACCGCCATGTTCAGCCTGGCGGTGAACCTGGTGGTGTGGCTGCTGTTCTACCTGGTCTCGACCGGCCTGCCGCCGGTGACCGCCCTGCTCGCCCCGGTGGTCATGCTGCCGATGGTGCTGTTCATGACCGGCGTGGCCTGGCTGCTGTCGGCACTGGGCGTATTCCTGCGCGACACCGCACAGATCACGGCCATCATCACCACGGCGGTGATGTTCCTGACCCCCATCTTCTATCCGATCGACGCGATCCCGGCCTCGCTGCGCCCGTTCCTCAACATCAACCCGCTGGCGCCGATCGTCGCGCAGATGCGTGATGTCCTGATCTGGGGCAAGGGCCTGGACCCGGTGCTGTACCCCGTCTGCCTGCTGGTTTCGGCACTGGTGTTCGTCGCTGGCTTCGCCTTCTTCCAGCGCACGCGCAGGGGGTTTGCCGATGTGCTCTGA
- a CDS encoding GtrA family protein, translating to MSRQFLLFVICGGTAAAVNVGSRILFSLAVPFEVAVCLAYGLGMLTAFILNRVLVFKGSDRPIGQQVAWFVGINVISLLQTLAISVLLKRWLLPALEWPLDIPLSAHLVGVAVPIVTAYLGHKHFTFARSKGS from the coding sequence ATGAGCCGCCAGTTCCTGCTGTTCGTCATCTGTGGCGGCACCGCGGCGGCGGTCAACGTGGGCAGCCGCATCCTGTTCAGCCTCGCCGTACCGTTCGAGGTTGCCGTGTGCCTGGCCTACGGGCTGGGCATGCTGACGGCCTTCATCCTCAACCGCGTGCTGGTCTTCAAGGGCTCGGACCGTCCGATCGGCCAGCAGGTGGCGTGGTTTGTCGGCATCAACGTCATCAGCCTGCTGCAGACGCTGGCCATCAGCGTCCTCCTCAAGCGCTGGCTGCTGCCGGCACTGGAATGGCCGCTGGACATCCCGCTCAGCGCCCATCTGGTCGGCGTCGCCGTCCCGATCGTCACCGCCTACCTGGGGCACAAGCACTTCACGTTCGCGCGCAGCAAGGGCAGCTGA
- a CDS encoding NAD(P)/FAD-dependent oxidoreductase, giving the protein MTQKRFAIIGAGPMGLMAAVKLLDQGHSVTIYERDDRIGGMSANFDFDGLSIERYYHFICKTDYPLFALLERYGLSKALRWTDTKMGYFYKGKLYKWGNPFALLAFPHLGPISKFRYALHVMYTKGIKDWTALDKEEAGAWIRRWVGQKAYDVMWKDAFRLKFFEFKDNLSASWIGTRIKRVALSRRNLMNESMGYLEGGSMTLLERMVQDIQARGGRIELSRGIDEVVSENGKVTGVSIGGAFTAYDAVISTAPIQYVPALVPGLPADFRDKVAAVQNIPVACVILKLKHAVSENFWMNISDPGIEIPGVIEYSNLNPGHDPDQKILYAPYYMPKTHPKWQQSNAELIEEVLGYLARINPAFKRDWVLASHCHRYEFAQTICPPGFQEMLPSMRTPVEGFFMADTAYYYPEDRSINESINTAQALVDEALR; this is encoded by the coding sequence ATGACCCAGAAGCGATTTGCCATCATCGGCGCAGGCCCCATGGGCCTGATGGCCGCCGTGAAACTCCTCGACCAGGGCCATTCGGTCACGATCTACGAACGTGACGACCGCATTGGCGGCATGTCGGCCAATTTCGATTTCGATGGGCTGTCGATCGAACGCTACTACCACTTCATCTGCAAGACCGATTACCCCCTGTTCGCGCTGCTCGAGCGCTATGGCCTGTCCAAGGCGCTGCGCTGGACCGACACCAAGATGGGCTATTTCTACAAGGGAAAGCTCTACAAGTGGGGCAACCCGTTCGCACTGCTGGCCTTCCCCCACCTCGGGCCGATCAGCAAGTTCCGCTATGCGCTGCACGTGATGTACACCAAGGGCATCAAGGACTGGACGGCGCTGGACAAGGAAGAGGCCGGCGCATGGATCCGCCGCTGGGTCGGCCAGAAAGCCTATGACGTGATGTGGAAGGATGCCTTCCGCCTGAAGTTCTTCGAGTTCAAGGACAACCTGTCGGCCAGCTGGATCGGCACGCGCATCAAGCGCGTGGCCCTGTCCCGCCGCAACCTGATGAACGAGAGCATGGGCTACCTGGAAGGCGGCTCGATGACCCTGCTCGAGCGCATGGTGCAGGACATCCAGGCCCGTGGCGGCCGCATCGAACTGTCCCGTGGCATCGATGAAGTGGTTTCCGAGAACGGCAAGGTCACCGGCGTCTCGATCGGTGGCGCGTTCACGGCCTACGATGCGGTGATCTCCACCGCGCCGATCCAGTACGTGCCGGCCCTGGTGCCGGGCCTGCCGGCCGACTTCCGCGACAAGGTCGCGGCGGTGCAGAACATTCCCGTCGCCTGCGTGATCCTCAAGCTCAAGCATGCGGTGAGCGAAAACTTCTGGATGAACATCAGCGATCCGGGCATCGAGATCCCGGGCGTGATCGAGTACAGCAACCTCAACCCGGGCCACGATCCGGACCAGAAGATCCTGTACGCGCCGTACTACATGCCCAAGACCCACCCGAAGTGGCAGCAGTCCAACGCCGAGCTGATCGAGGAAGTGCTGGGCTACCTGGCGCGCATCAACCCGGCCTTCAAGCGTGACTGGGTGCTGGCGTCGCACTGCCATCGCTATGAGTTCGCGCAGACGATCTGCCCGCCGGGCTTCCAGGAGATGCTGCCGTCGATGCGCACGCCGGTGGAGGGCTTCTTCATGGCCGACACCGCCTACTACTACCCGGAAGACCGCTCGATCAACGAGAGCATCAACACCGCCCAGGCACTGGTGGACGAGGCACTGCGCTGA
- a CDS encoding NAD-dependent epimerase/dehydratase family protein produces the protein MTDKHAKIVITGAAGLVGQNLIVELKQQGYTQLVAIDKHAHNLDILQKLHPDVRVVLADLAEPGAWAGEFNGAACVVQLHAQITGKTTDLFVRNNITATGHVLKATQGAAVPYMVHISSSVVNSVAKDDYTNTKREQEEMVVASGQRHCVLRPTLMFGWFDPKHLGWLSRFMARTPVFPIPGDGRFMRQPLYERDFCRCIAKCIETEPDGEVFDIVGDTRVDYVDIIRTIKRVKKLHTVIVHIPIGFFGFLLKVYSLFSSKPPFTADQLKALSAGDDFKGIDTEAVFGVKQTPFEEAIRESYTDPRYAKIVLER, from the coding sequence ATGACCGACAAGCACGCCAAGATCGTCATCACCGGGGCCGCCGGGCTGGTCGGGCAGAACCTGATCGTCGAGCTCAAGCAGCAGGGGTATACCCAGCTGGTGGCCATCGACAAGCACGCGCACAACCTGGACATCCTGCAGAAGCTGCACCCGGATGTGCGCGTGGTGCTGGCCGACCTGGCCGAGCCGGGCGCCTGGGCCGGCGAGTTCAACGGCGCCGCCTGCGTGGTGCAGCTGCATGCACAGATCACCGGCAAGACCACCGACCTGTTCGTGCGCAACAACATCACCGCCACCGGCCATGTGCTGAAGGCAACCCAAGGCGCGGCCGTGCCCTACATGGTGCACATCAGTTCGTCGGTGGTGAACTCGGTGGCCAAGGATGACTACACCAACACCAAGCGCGAGCAGGAAGAGATGGTGGTGGCCAGCGGCCAGCGCCACTGCGTGCTGCGTCCCACGCTGATGTTCGGCTGGTTCGACCCCAAGCACCTGGGCTGGCTGTCGCGCTTCATGGCCCGCACGCCGGTGTTCCCGATCCCGGGCGATGGCAGGTTCATGCGCCAGCCGCTGTACGAACGCGACTTCTGCCGCTGCATTGCCAAGTGCATCGAAACCGAACCGGATGGCGAGGTCTTCGACATCGTCGGTGACACCCGCGTGGACTACGTGGACATCATCCGCACCATCAAGCGGGTGAAGAAGCTGCACACCGTCATCGTGCATATCCCGATCGGCTTCTTCGGCTTCCTGCTGAAGGTCTACAGCCTGTTCAGCAGCAAGCCGCCCTTCACCGCCGACCAGCTGAAGGCACTCAGTGCCGGCGATGATTTCAAGGGCATCGACACCGAGGCCGTGTTCGGCGTGAAGCAGACGCCGTTCGAAGAGGCCATCCGCGAAAGCTACACCGACCCGCGCTACGCGAAGATCGTACTGGAGCGTTGA
- a CDS encoding SDR family oxidoreductase has product MQKILIIGATSAIAESVARLYAGRAAALYLVGRSAGKLDAIAADLRVRGAPHVHTGVLDVNDLSAHGALLDDAWSALGGVDTVLIAHGTLPDQAACDASVELSLREFATNGTSTIALAAALAQRLQSGASLAVISSVAGDRGRASNYLYGSAKAAVTAYLSGLGQRLRPAGVNVLVIKPGFVDTPMTAAFKKGALWATPDKVAAGILKAIGKRKAVAYLPGFWWAIMMIIKNIPEFVFRRIKL; this is encoded by the coding sequence CCGGGCGTGCCGCCGCGCTCTACCTGGTGGGCCGCAGTGCCGGCAAGCTGGATGCCATCGCCGCCGACCTGCGCGTGCGTGGCGCCCCGCACGTGCATACAGGCGTGCTGGACGTGAACGACCTGTCCGCACATGGCGCGCTGCTGGACGATGCCTGGTCGGCCCTGGGTGGCGTGGATACCGTGCTCATCGCCCACGGCACGCTGCCGGACCAGGCCGCCTGCGATGCGTCGGTGGAGCTGTCGCTGCGCGAGTTCGCCACCAACGGTACGTCCACGATTGCGCTGGCGGCCGCCCTGGCCCAGCGCCTGCAGTCCGGCGCCAGCCTGGCGGTGATCTCCTCGGTGGCCGGCGATCGTGGCCGCGCCAGCAACTACCTCTATGGCAGCGCCAAGGCGGCCGTGACCGCCTACCTGAGCGGCCTGGGCCAGCGCCTGCGCCCGGCCGGCGTCAACGTGCTGGTCATCAAGCCGGGCTTCGTCGATACGCCGATGACGGCCGCCTTCAAGAAGGGCGCGCTGTGGGCGACGCCGGACAAGGTGGCCGCCGGCATCCTCAAGGCCATCGGCAAGCGCAAGGCCGTGGCCTACCTGCCCGGTTTCTGGTGGGCGATCATGATGATCATCAAGAACATTCCCGAATTCGTCTTCCGCAGGATCAAGCTCTGA